In Salvelinus alpinus chromosome 22, SLU_Salpinus.1, whole genome shotgun sequence, one genomic interval encodes:
- the LOC139548808 gene encoding uncharacterized protein isoform X4 — MGCSGLLILGFVLNVSHCLDMLDMEEDMEIDRNVTGILGEDVFLRCQYLGQNDITDASWKRPDSRMKRSMKKLTGYKNNKAFSKDPDFSAPVSPTNLTVKMRVSTLEAQGEYICAFATDEEEITNSMFLTVLARPDIHTVVTEDTDNATHYQSVTCSATNGKPVALIRWEINGSPPTDNSSVEMRNTSYTNGTATMTSILRFPTHLQDQDRVTCVVQHPTLPDPTTHVTVGVETFMAPNVTIETYLVLEDGEELWVVTCGAAGGRPRADITLVLPNQEASSMLQKEVVMDAADTLVRSYRFPAELQEGESITCLFDHPKFPHRELRTTTLPAFYLSAVRLLNPGLADSSNKSQVVESVVLEEGQSNTTIGLEVVGDVPRYSIVCTKEEQSLPEGVEVIGSALTLQGPVELYHAGLYECEASYYSHRASVLLDIIVDPQVKQSVTVPPSIRIDVQDRLGDRFIECLAADSVPVANVSWVLPEGVSGPSWSSLTSHNGTHSVSIVLVLPACSAQELNMECVIDHSVFVFPERRQITLPVCAPPNITIQSSFEWEEDVAYTLVQCTVDSVGPAATISWSLGDRDSDNSTSQLKEEQVQGQPEHHANGSVTVCSVLRLPTFMFSGQNVTCVVDQLGLERPERRGILLRGLESPVMRVFVARQSRSLWLAVCEYRGDGIRAHLSWVLPDNTTGHISFRSGYEGVRVLTNLTYEFPLALHEGQDLTCLIQNHHGLKERRTVHVPRYYISSVRLLNQTTPLYKPYGDESVIHRMSLKENFQNQRILLKVYGSVPTYNLTCHRNDGALVQMDGGALLFQSKVTEQDAGLYTCHASFYHHKASVLIQVEVTSENQQLMMVFIVCFSSAAAITILLIVTLCVFCKINGGDRPASKRESLAPLTSLTQDLCSPELRKGKAAVTVPGGGGQEYNQLLSYSIVIDARSTV, encoded by the exons ATGGGATGCTCAGGGCTGTTGATTTTGGGCTTTGTCCTAAATGTGTCTCACTGCTTGGACATGCTGG ATATGGAGGAGGACATGGAGATTGACCGTAACGTCACTGGGATCCTTGGAGAGGATGTCTTCCTCCGCTGTCAGTACCTGGgacagaatgacatcacagacgCCTCATGGAAACGCCCAGACTCGAGAATGAAGCGATCAATGAAGAAATTAACAGGCTACAAGAACAACAAGGCTTTCAGCAAAGACCCAGACTTCTCCGCCCCAGTCTCTCCCACCAATCTGACTGTCAAGATGAGGGTGTCTACTCTGGAGGCCCAGGGGGAGTACATATGTGCGTTTGCCACTGATGAAGAAGAGATCACTAACAGCATGTTTCTCACTGTCCTGG CTCGACCTGATATCCACACAGTGGTGACAGAGGACACAGACAACGCTACCCACTACCAGTCAGTCACATGCTCAGCTACCAATGGTAAACCTGTGGCTCTGATTCGCTGGGAGATCAACGGCAGTCCTCCTACTGACaactcctctgtggagatgaggaaCACCAGTTATACCAATGGCACTGCCACTATGACCAGCATCCTCCGCTTCCCTACCCACCTACAGGACCAGGACAGGGTGACCTGTGTGGTCCAGCACCCAACCCTGCCTGACCCCACCACACATGTCACAGTGGGGGTGGAGACCTTCA TGGCTCCCAATGTGACCATTGAGACATACCTGGTTCTAGAGGACGGGGAGGAGCTCTGGGTGGTCACCTGTGGTGCTGCTGGAGGGCGACCCCGAGCTGACATCACCCTGGTGCTGCCCAATCAGGAGGCCAgttccatgctacagaaggaggTTGTCATGGATGCAGCAGACACATTGGTCAGGTCATACCGCTTCCCAGCTGAGCTTCAGGAAGGGGAAAGCATCACCTGCCTGTTTGACCACCCCAAGTTCCCACACAGAGAGCTACGGACCACCACTTTGCCGGCATTCT ATCTGTCTGCTGTTCGGCTGCTGAACCCAGGGTTGGCAGACAGCAGCAACAAGAGCCAGGTTGTAGAGTCAGTGGTGCTGGAGGAAGGACAGAGCAACACCACCATCGGGCTAGAGGTCGTTGGGGATGTACCACGTTACAGTATCGTATGCACCAA agaagagcagtctctccCTGAGGGTGTGGAGGTGATTGGCAGTGCTCTAACCCTGCAGGGTCCTGTGGAGCTCTACCATGCAGGGCTGTATGAGTGTGAGGCCTCCTACTACAGCCACAGGGCATCTGTACTGCTGGACATTATCGTCGACCCACAAGTCAAGCAGTCTG TGACTGTTCCTCCCAGCATAAGGATTGATGTTCAGGATAGACTGGGTGACAGGTTCATTGAGTGCCTGGCTGCAGACTCTGTCCCCGTTGCCAATGTGTCCTGGGTTCTACCTGAGGGTGTGTCTGGGCCCTCCTGGTCCAGTCTCACATCCCATAATGGAACTCACTCTGTCAGCATTGTGTTAGTCCTGCCTGCCTGCTCAGCCCAGGAGCTCAATATGGAGTGTGTCATAGATCattctgtgtttgtgtttccaGAGAGAAGACAGATAACACTCCCTGTGTGTG CTCCTCCTAACATCACCATCCAGTCCAGCTTTGAGTGGGAGGAAGACGTAGCATACACACTGGTGCAGTGCACTGTGGACAGTGTTGGACCTGCTGCCACTATCTCCTGGAGTCTTGGAGACAGGGACAGTGACAATAGTACCAGTCAGCTTAAAGAGGAGCAG GTTCAGGGGCAGCCTGAGCACCATGCCAATGGCTCTGTGACGGTCTGTAGTGTGTTGAGGCTCCCCACTTTCATGTTCTCTGGTCAGAATGTCACCTGTGTGGTGGATCAGCTGGGTCTTGAGAGgccagagagaagagggatactGCTGCGTGGACTGG aGTCCCCTGTGATGCGTGTTTTTGTTGCGAGGCAGAGCAGAtctctgtggctggctgtgtgtgagtacagagggGACGGGATCAGAGCACACCTCTCCTGGGTTCTACCTGACAACACCACAGGCCACATCTCCTTCCGCTCTGGGTATGAAGGTGTGAGAGTGCTAACCAACCTCACATATGAGTTCCCACTTGCCCTCCACGAGGGACAGGACCTGACTTGCCTCATTCAAAATCACCATGGACTTAAGGAGCGGAGGACAGTCCATGTCCCCAGATACT ACATCTCATCTGTCAGACTACTGAACCAAACCACTCCCCTGTACAAACCTTATGGAGATGAGTCCGTTATACACCGAATGTCTCTAAAGGAGAATTTCCAAAACCAGAGGATCCTGCTCAAAGTCTATGGCAGTGTACCAACGTACAACCTCACCTGTCACAG AAATGATGGCGCATTGGTCCAGATGGATGGCGGAGCTCTGTTGTTCCAATCAAAGGTCACGGAGCAGGATGCGGGCCTCTACACCTGCCACGCCTCTTTCTACCACCATAAGGCCTCAGTCCTCATTCAAGTGGAGGTCACCAGTGAAAATCAACAGCTCA TGATGGTCTTCATCGTCTGCTTCTCCTCGGCTGCGGCCATCACGATCCTCCTCATCGTCACTTTGTGTGTTTTCTG CAAAATAAATGGAGGAGACCGCCCAGCATCTAAG CGCGAGTCGCTGGCACCCCTGACCTCTCTGACCCAGGACCTGTGCTCTCCAGAGTTGAGGAAGGGGAAGGCAGCAGTGACAGTACCAGGAGGGGGAGGCCAGGAGTACAACCAGCTGCTCAGCTACTCTATTGTCATTGATGCCAGATCCACTGTGTAA
- the LOC139548808 gene encoding uncharacterized protein isoform X2, with protein MGCSGLLILGFVLNVSHCLDMLDMEEDMEIDRNVTGILGEDVFLRCQYLGQNDITDASWKRPDSRMKRSMKKLTGYKNNKAFSKDPDFSAPVSPTNLTVKMRVSTLEAQGEYICAFATDEEEITNSMFLTVLARPDIHTVVTEDTDNATHYQSVTCSATNGKPVALIRWEINGSPPTDNSSVEMRNTSYTNGTATMTSILRFPTHLQDQDRVTCVVQHPTLPDPTTHVTVGVETFMAPNVTIETYLVLEDGEELWVVTCGAAGGRPRADITLVLPNQEASSMLQKEVVMDAADTLVRSYRFPAELQEGESITCLFDHPKFPHRELRTTTLPAFYLSAVRLLNPGLADSSNKSQVVESVVLEEGQSNTTIGLEVVGDVPRYSIVCTKEEQSLPEGVEVIGSALTLQGPVELYHAGLYECEASYYSHRASVLLDIIVDPQVKQSVTVPPSIRIDVQDRLGDRFIECLAADSVPVANVSWVLPEGVSGPSWSSLTSHNGTHSVSIVLVLPACSAQELNMECVIDHSVFVFPERRQITLPVCAPPNITIQSSFEWEEDVAYTLVQCTVDSVGPAATISWSLGDRDSDNSTSQLKEEQVQGQPEHHANGSVTVCSVLRLPTFMFSGQNVTCVVDQLGLERPERRGILLRGLESPVMRVFVARQSRSLWLAVCEYRGDGIRAHLSWVLPDNTTGHISFRSGYEGVRVLTNLTYEFPLALHEGQDLTCLIQNHHGLKERRTVHVPRYYISSVRLLNQTTPLYKPYGDESVIHRMSLKENFQNQRILLKVYGSVPTYNLTCHRNDGALVQMDGGALLFQSKVTEQDAGLYTCHASFYHHKASVLIQVEVTSENQQLSECPLTLSCISDTTKLMVFIVCFSSAAAITILLIVTLCVFCKINGGDRPASKRESLAPLTSLTQDLCSPELRKGKAAVTVPGGGGQEYNQLLSYSIVIDARSTV; from the exons ATGGGATGCTCAGGGCTGTTGATTTTGGGCTTTGTCCTAAATGTGTCTCACTGCTTGGACATGCTGG ATATGGAGGAGGACATGGAGATTGACCGTAACGTCACTGGGATCCTTGGAGAGGATGTCTTCCTCCGCTGTCAGTACCTGGgacagaatgacatcacagacgCCTCATGGAAACGCCCAGACTCGAGAATGAAGCGATCAATGAAGAAATTAACAGGCTACAAGAACAACAAGGCTTTCAGCAAAGACCCAGACTTCTCCGCCCCAGTCTCTCCCACCAATCTGACTGTCAAGATGAGGGTGTCTACTCTGGAGGCCCAGGGGGAGTACATATGTGCGTTTGCCACTGATGAAGAAGAGATCACTAACAGCATGTTTCTCACTGTCCTGG CTCGACCTGATATCCACACAGTGGTGACAGAGGACACAGACAACGCTACCCACTACCAGTCAGTCACATGCTCAGCTACCAATGGTAAACCTGTGGCTCTGATTCGCTGGGAGATCAACGGCAGTCCTCCTACTGACaactcctctgtggagatgaggaaCACCAGTTATACCAATGGCACTGCCACTATGACCAGCATCCTCCGCTTCCCTACCCACCTACAGGACCAGGACAGGGTGACCTGTGTGGTCCAGCACCCAACCCTGCCTGACCCCACCACACATGTCACAGTGGGGGTGGAGACCTTCA TGGCTCCCAATGTGACCATTGAGACATACCTGGTTCTAGAGGACGGGGAGGAGCTCTGGGTGGTCACCTGTGGTGCTGCTGGAGGGCGACCCCGAGCTGACATCACCCTGGTGCTGCCCAATCAGGAGGCCAgttccatgctacagaaggaggTTGTCATGGATGCAGCAGACACATTGGTCAGGTCATACCGCTTCCCAGCTGAGCTTCAGGAAGGGGAAAGCATCACCTGCCTGTTTGACCACCCCAAGTTCCCACACAGAGAGCTACGGACCACCACTTTGCCGGCATTCT ATCTGTCTGCTGTTCGGCTGCTGAACCCAGGGTTGGCAGACAGCAGCAACAAGAGCCAGGTTGTAGAGTCAGTGGTGCTGGAGGAAGGACAGAGCAACACCACCATCGGGCTAGAGGTCGTTGGGGATGTACCACGTTACAGTATCGTATGCACCAA agaagagcagtctctccCTGAGGGTGTGGAGGTGATTGGCAGTGCTCTAACCCTGCAGGGTCCTGTGGAGCTCTACCATGCAGGGCTGTATGAGTGTGAGGCCTCCTACTACAGCCACAGGGCATCTGTACTGCTGGACATTATCGTCGACCCACAAGTCAAGCAGTCTG TGACTGTTCCTCCCAGCATAAGGATTGATGTTCAGGATAGACTGGGTGACAGGTTCATTGAGTGCCTGGCTGCAGACTCTGTCCCCGTTGCCAATGTGTCCTGGGTTCTACCTGAGGGTGTGTCTGGGCCCTCCTGGTCCAGTCTCACATCCCATAATGGAACTCACTCTGTCAGCATTGTGTTAGTCCTGCCTGCCTGCTCAGCCCAGGAGCTCAATATGGAGTGTGTCATAGATCattctgtgtttgtgtttccaGAGAGAAGACAGATAACACTCCCTGTGTGTG CTCCTCCTAACATCACCATCCAGTCCAGCTTTGAGTGGGAGGAAGACGTAGCATACACACTGGTGCAGTGCACTGTGGACAGTGTTGGACCTGCTGCCACTATCTCCTGGAGTCTTGGAGACAGGGACAGTGACAATAGTACCAGTCAGCTTAAAGAGGAGCAG GTTCAGGGGCAGCCTGAGCACCATGCCAATGGCTCTGTGACGGTCTGTAGTGTGTTGAGGCTCCCCACTTTCATGTTCTCTGGTCAGAATGTCACCTGTGTGGTGGATCAGCTGGGTCTTGAGAGgccagagagaagagggatactGCTGCGTGGACTGG aGTCCCCTGTGATGCGTGTTTTTGTTGCGAGGCAGAGCAGAtctctgtggctggctgtgtgtgagtacagagggGACGGGATCAGAGCACACCTCTCCTGGGTTCTACCTGACAACACCACAGGCCACATCTCCTTCCGCTCTGGGTATGAAGGTGTGAGAGTGCTAACCAACCTCACATATGAGTTCCCACTTGCCCTCCACGAGGGACAGGACCTGACTTGCCTCATTCAAAATCACCATGGACTTAAGGAGCGGAGGACAGTCCATGTCCCCAGATACT ACATCTCATCTGTCAGACTACTGAACCAAACCACTCCCCTGTACAAACCTTATGGAGATGAGTCCGTTATACACCGAATGTCTCTAAAGGAGAATTTCCAAAACCAGAGGATCCTGCTCAAAGTCTATGGCAGTGTACCAACGTACAACCTCACCTGTCACAG AAATGATGGCGCATTGGTCCAGATGGATGGCGGAGCTCTGTTGTTCCAATCAAAGGTCACGGAGCAGGATGCGGGCCTCTACACCTGCCACGCCTCTTTCTACCACCATAAGGCCTCAGTCCTCATTCAAGTGGAGGTCACCAGTGAAAATCAACAGCTCAGTGAGTGTCCACTCACCTTATCTTGCATCAGTGATACAACAAAAT TGATGGTCTTCATCGTCTGCTTCTCCTCGGCTGCGGCCATCACGATCCTCCTCATCGTCACTTTGTGTGTTTTCTG CAAAATAAATGGAGGAGACCGCCCAGCATCTAAG CGCGAGTCGCTGGCACCCCTGACCTCTCTGACCCAGGACCTGTGCTCTCCAGAGTTGAGGAAGGGGAAGGCAGCAGTGACAGTACCAGGAGGGGGAGGCCAGGAGTACAACCAGCTGCTCAGCTACTCTATTGTCATTGATGCCAGATCCACTGTGTAA
- the LOC139548808 gene encoding uncharacterized protein isoform X5: protein MGCSGLLILGFVLNVSHCLDMLDMEEDMEIDRNVTGILGEDVFLRCQYLGQNDITDASWKRPDSRMKRSMKKLTGYKNNKAFSKDPDFSAPVSPTNLTVKMRVSTLEAQGEYICAFATDEEEITNSMFLTVLARPDIHTVVTEDTDNATHYQSVTCSATNGKPVALIRWEINGSPPTDNSSVEMRNTSYTNGTATMTSILRFPTHLQDQDRVTCVVQHPTLPDPTTHVTVGVETFMAPNVTIETYLVLEDGEELWVVTCGAAGGRPRADITLVLPNQEASSMLQKEVVMDAADTLVRSYRFPAELQEGESITCLFDHPKFPHRELRTTTLPAFYLSAVRLLNPGLADSSNKSQVVESVVLEEGQSNTTIGLEVVGDVPRYSIVCTKEEQSLPEGVEVIGSALTLQGPVELYHAGLYECEASYYSHRASVLLDIIVDPQVKQSERRQITLPVCAPPNITIQSSFEWEEDVAYTLVQCTVDSVGPAATISWSLGDRDSDNSTSQLKEEQVQGQPEHHANGSVTVCSVLRLPTFMFSGQNVTCVVDQLGLERPERRGILLRGLESPVMRVFVARQSRSLWLAVCEYRGDGIRAHLSWVLPDNTTGHISFRSGYEGVRVLTNLTYEFPLALHEGQDLTCLIQNHHGLKERRTVHVPRYYISSVRLLNQTTPLYKPYGDESVIHRMSLKENFQNQRILLKVYGSVPTYNLTCHRNDGALVQMDGGALLFQSKVTEQDAGLYTCHASFYHHKASVLIQVEVTSENQQLSECPLTLSCISDTTKLMVFIVCFSSAAAITILLIVTLCVFCKINGGDRPASKKRESLAPLTSLTQDLCSPELRKGKAAVTVPGGGGQEYNQLLSYSIVIDARSTV from the exons ATGGGATGCTCAGGGCTGTTGATTTTGGGCTTTGTCCTAAATGTGTCTCACTGCTTGGACATGCTGG ATATGGAGGAGGACATGGAGATTGACCGTAACGTCACTGGGATCCTTGGAGAGGATGTCTTCCTCCGCTGTCAGTACCTGGgacagaatgacatcacagacgCCTCATGGAAACGCCCAGACTCGAGAATGAAGCGATCAATGAAGAAATTAACAGGCTACAAGAACAACAAGGCTTTCAGCAAAGACCCAGACTTCTCCGCCCCAGTCTCTCCCACCAATCTGACTGTCAAGATGAGGGTGTCTACTCTGGAGGCCCAGGGGGAGTACATATGTGCGTTTGCCACTGATGAAGAAGAGATCACTAACAGCATGTTTCTCACTGTCCTGG CTCGACCTGATATCCACACAGTGGTGACAGAGGACACAGACAACGCTACCCACTACCAGTCAGTCACATGCTCAGCTACCAATGGTAAACCTGTGGCTCTGATTCGCTGGGAGATCAACGGCAGTCCTCCTACTGACaactcctctgtggagatgaggaaCACCAGTTATACCAATGGCACTGCCACTATGACCAGCATCCTCCGCTTCCCTACCCACCTACAGGACCAGGACAGGGTGACCTGTGTGGTCCAGCACCCAACCCTGCCTGACCCCACCACACATGTCACAGTGGGGGTGGAGACCTTCA TGGCTCCCAATGTGACCATTGAGACATACCTGGTTCTAGAGGACGGGGAGGAGCTCTGGGTGGTCACCTGTGGTGCTGCTGGAGGGCGACCCCGAGCTGACATCACCCTGGTGCTGCCCAATCAGGAGGCCAgttccatgctacagaaggaggTTGTCATGGATGCAGCAGACACATTGGTCAGGTCATACCGCTTCCCAGCTGAGCTTCAGGAAGGGGAAAGCATCACCTGCCTGTTTGACCACCCCAAGTTCCCACACAGAGAGCTACGGACCACCACTTTGCCGGCATTCT ATCTGTCTGCTGTTCGGCTGCTGAACCCAGGGTTGGCAGACAGCAGCAACAAGAGCCAGGTTGTAGAGTCAGTGGTGCTGGAGGAAGGACAGAGCAACACCACCATCGGGCTAGAGGTCGTTGGGGATGTACCACGTTACAGTATCGTATGCACCAA agaagagcagtctctccCTGAGGGTGTGGAGGTGATTGGCAGTGCTCTAACCCTGCAGGGTCCTGTGGAGCTCTACCATGCAGGGCTGTATGAGTGTGAGGCCTCCTACTACAGCCACAGGGCATCTGTACTGCTGGACATTATCGTCGACCCACAAGTCAAGCAGTCTG AGAGAAGACAGATAACACTCCCTGTGTGTG CTCCTCCTAACATCACCATCCAGTCCAGCTTTGAGTGGGAGGAAGACGTAGCATACACACTGGTGCAGTGCACTGTGGACAGTGTTGGACCTGCTGCCACTATCTCCTGGAGTCTTGGAGACAGGGACAGTGACAATAGTACCAGTCAGCTTAAAGAGGAGCAG GTTCAGGGGCAGCCTGAGCACCATGCCAATGGCTCTGTGACGGTCTGTAGTGTGTTGAGGCTCCCCACTTTCATGTTCTCTGGTCAGAATGTCACCTGTGTGGTGGATCAGCTGGGTCTTGAGAGgccagagagaagagggatactGCTGCGTGGACTGG aGTCCCCTGTGATGCGTGTTTTTGTTGCGAGGCAGAGCAGAtctctgtggctggctgtgtgtgagtacagagggGACGGGATCAGAGCACACCTCTCCTGGGTTCTACCTGACAACACCACAGGCCACATCTCCTTCCGCTCTGGGTATGAAGGTGTGAGAGTGCTAACCAACCTCACATATGAGTTCCCACTTGCCCTCCACGAGGGACAGGACCTGACTTGCCTCATTCAAAATCACCATGGACTTAAGGAGCGGAGGACAGTCCATGTCCCCAGATACT ACATCTCATCTGTCAGACTACTGAACCAAACCACTCCCCTGTACAAACCTTATGGAGATGAGTCCGTTATACACCGAATGTCTCTAAAGGAGAATTTCCAAAACCAGAGGATCCTGCTCAAAGTCTATGGCAGTGTACCAACGTACAACCTCACCTGTCACAG AAATGATGGCGCATTGGTCCAGATGGATGGCGGAGCTCTGTTGTTCCAATCAAAGGTCACGGAGCAGGATGCGGGCCTCTACACCTGCCACGCCTCTTTCTACCACCATAAGGCCTCAGTCCTCATTCAAGTGGAGGTCACCAGTGAAAATCAACAGCTCAGTGAGTGTCCACTCACCTTATCTTGCATCAGTGATACAACAAAAT TGATGGTCTTCATCGTCTGCTTCTCCTCGGCTGCGGCCATCACGATCCTCCTCATCGTCACTTTGTGTGTTTTCTG CAAAATAAATGGAGGAGACCGCCCAGCATCTAAG AAGCGCGAGTCGCTGGCACCCCTGACCTCTCTGACCCAGGACCTGTGCTCTCCAGAGTTGAGGAAGGGGAAGGCAGCAGTGACAGTACCAGGAGGGGGAGGCCAGGAGTACAACCAGCTGCTCAGCTACTCTATTGTCATTGATGCCAGATCCACTGTGTAA
- the LOC139548808 gene encoding uncharacterized protein isoform X6, whose protein sequence is MGCSGLLILGFVLNVSHCLDMLDMEEDMEIDRNVTGILGEDVFLRCQYLGQNDITDASWKRPDSRMKRSMKKLTGYKNNKAFSKDPDFSAPVSPTNLTVKMRVSTLEAQGEYICAFATDEEEITNSMFLTVLVAPNVTIETYLVLEDGEELWVVTCGAAGGRPRADITLVLPNQEASSMLQKEVVMDAADTLVRSYRFPAELQEGESITCLFDHPKFPHRELRTTTLPAFYLSAVRLLNPGLADSSNKSQVVESVVLEEGQSNTTIGLEVVGDVPRYSIVCTKEEQSLPEGVEVIGSALTLQGPVELYHAGLYECEASYYSHRASVLLDIIVDPQVKQSVTVPPSIRIDVQDRLGDRFIECLAADSVPVANVSWVLPEGVSGPSWSSLTSHNGTHSVSIVLVLPACSAQELNMECVIDHSVFVFPERRQITLPVCAPPNITIQSSFEWEEDVAYTLVQCTVDSVGPAATISWSLGDRDSDNSTSQLKEEQVQGQPEHHANGSVTVCSVLRLPTFMFSGQNVTCVVDQLGLERPERRGILLRGLESPVMRVFVARQSRSLWLAVCEYRGDGIRAHLSWVLPDNTTGHISFRSGYEGVRVLTNLTYEFPLALHEGQDLTCLIQNHHGLKERRTVHVPRYYISSVRLLNQTTPLYKPYGDESVIHRMSLKENFQNQRILLKVYGSVPTYNLTCHRNDGALVQMDGGALLFQSKVTEQDAGLYTCHASFYHHKASVLIQVEVTSENQQLSECPLTLSCISDTTKLMVFIVCFSSAAAITILLIVTLCVFCKINGGDRPASKKRESLAPLTSLTQDLCSPELRKGKAAVTVPGGGGQEYNQLLSYSIVIDARSTV, encoded by the exons ATGGGATGCTCAGGGCTGTTGATTTTGGGCTTTGTCCTAAATGTGTCTCACTGCTTGGACATGCTGG ATATGGAGGAGGACATGGAGATTGACCGTAACGTCACTGGGATCCTTGGAGAGGATGTCTTCCTCCGCTGTCAGTACCTGGgacagaatgacatcacagacgCCTCATGGAAACGCCCAGACTCGAGAATGAAGCGATCAATGAAGAAATTAACAGGCTACAAGAACAACAAGGCTTTCAGCAAAGACCCAGACTTCTCCGCCCCAGTCTCTCCCACCAATCTGACTGTCAAGATGAGGGTGTCTACTCTGGAGGCCCAGGGGGAGTACATATGTGCGTTTGCCACTGATGAAGAAGAGATCACTAACAGCATGTTTCTCACTGTCCTGG TGGCTCCCAATGTGACCATTGAGACATACCTGGTTCTAGAGGACGGGGAGGAGCTCTGGGTGGTCACCTGTGGTGCTGCTGGAGGGCGACCCCGAGCTGACATCACCCTGGTGCTGCCCAATCAGGAGGCCAgttccatgctacagaaggaggTTGTCATGGATGCAGCAGACACATTGGTCAGGTCATACCGCTTCCCAGCTGAGCTTCAGGAAGGGGAAAGCATCACCTGCCTGTTTGACCACCCCAAGTTCCCACACAGAGAGCTACGGACCACCACTTTGCCGGCATTCT ATCTGTCTGCTGTTCGGCTGCTGAACCCAGGGTTGGCAGACAGCAGCAACAAGAGCCAGGTTGTAGAGTCAGTGGTGCTGGAGGAAGGACAGAGCAACACCACCATCGGGCTAGAGGTCGTTGGGGATGTACCACGTTACAGTATCGTATGCACCAA agaagagcagtctctccCTGAGGGTGTGGAGGTGATTGGCAGTGCTCTAACCCTGCAGGGTCCTGTGGAGCTCTACCATGCAGGGCTGTATGAGTGTGAGGCCTCCTACTACAGCCACAGGGCATCTGTACTGCTGGACATTATCGTCGACCCACAAGTCAAGCAGTCTG TGACTGTTCCTCCCAGCATAAGGATTGATGTTCAGGATAGACTGGGTGACAGGTTCATTGAGTGCCTGGCTGCAGACTCTGTCCCCGTTGCCAATGTGTCCTGGGTTCTACCTGAGGGTGTGTCTGGGCCCTCCTGGTCCAGTCTCACATCCCATAATGGAACTCACTCTGTCAGCATTGTGTTAGTCCTGCCTGCCTGCTCAGCCCAGGAGCTCAATATGGAGTGTGTCATAGATCattctgtgtttgtgtttccaGAGAGAAGACAGATAACACTCCCTGTGTGTG CTCCTCCTAACATCACCATCCAGTCCAGCTTTGAGTGGGAGGAAGACGTAGCATACACACTGGTGCAGTGCACTGTGGACAGTGTTGGACCTGCTGCCACTATCTCCTGGAGTCTTGGAGACAGGGACAGTGACAATAGTACCAGTCAGCTTAAAGAGGAGCAG GTTCAGGGGCAGCCTGAGCACCATGCCAATGGCTCTGTGACGGTCTGTAGTGTGTTGAGGCTCCCCACTTTCATGTTCTCTGGTCAGAATGTCACCTGTGTGGTGGATCAGCTGGGTCTTGAGAGgccagagagaagagggatactGCTGCGTGGACTGG aGTCCCCTGTGATGCGTGTTTTTGTTGCGAGGCAGAGCAGAtctctgtggctggctgtgtgtgagtacagagggGACGGGATCAGAGCACACCTCTCCTGGGTTCTACCTGACAACACCACAGGCCACATCTCCTTCCGCTCTGGGTATGAAGGTGTGAGAGTGCTAACCAACCTCACATATGAGTTCCCACTTGCCCTCCACGAGGGACAGGACCTGACTTGCCTCATTCAAAATCACCATGGACTTAAGGAGCGGAGGACAGTCCATGTCCCCAGATACT ACATCTCATCTGTCAGACTACTGAACCAAACCACTCCCCTGTACAAACCTTATGGAGATGAGTCCGTTATACACCGAATGTCTCTAAAGGAGAATTTCCAAAACCAGAGGATCCTGCTCAAAGTCTATGGCAGTGTACCAACGTACAACCTCACCTGTCACAG AAATGATGGCGCATTGGTCCAGATGGATGGCGGAGCTCTGTTGTTCCAATCAAAGGTCACGGAGCAGGATGCGGGCCTCTACACCTGCCACGCCTCTTTCTACCACCATAAGGCCTCAGTCCTCATTCAAGTGGAGGTCACCAGTGAAAATCAACAGCTCAGTGAGTGTCCACTCACCTTATCTTGCATCAGTGATACAACAAAAT TGATGGTCTTCATCGTCTGCTTCTCCTCGGCTGCGGCCATCACGATCCTCCTCATCGTCACTTTGTGTGTTTTCTG CAAAATAAATGGAGGAGACCGCCCAGCATCTAAG AAGCGCGAGTCGCTGGCACCCCTGACCTCTCTGACCCAGGACCTGTGCTCTCCAGAGTTGAGGAAGGGGAAGGCAGCAGTGACAGTACCAGGAGGGGGAGGCCAGGAGTACAACCAGCTGCTCAGCTACTCTATTGTCATTGATGCCAGATCCACTGTGTAA